The Thermococcus thermotolerans genome contains a region encoding:
- a CDS encoding DeoR family transcriptional regulator produces the protein MRRRIGDKEYPKLFGVSEATATRDLKELVKRGIFEKIGVTGNGTYYKLKPSKPS, from the coding sequence ATGAGAAGGAGGATAGGAGATAAAGAGTATCCGAAGCTGTTTGGAGTGTCTGAGGCCACTGCCACTAGAGATTTAAAAGAACTGGTCAAAAGAGGGATATTTGAAAAGATTGGAGTGACTGGAAATGGTACTTATTACAAATTAAAGCCATCAAAGCCATCATAA
- the rfbC gene encoding dTDP-4-dehydrorhamnose 3,5-epimerase, translating into MPFEFKRLEIPDVILIKPKVFEDERGFFMETYKKPDFEKAGIKGEFIQDNHSKSRYGVLRGLHFQREPYAQTKIVRAVRGVIYDVAVDLRRNSPTFGRWVGVILSEHNKYQLYIPRGFAHGFVVLSDVAEVVYKVDNVYAPDYEGGIIWNDPDIGIDWPIDDPIVSEKDGKWPTLREAIEKGWVF; encoded by the coding sequence ATGCCCTTCGAGTTCAAACGGCTGGAAATTCCCGATGTCATTCTAATCAAGCCGAAGGTCTTCGAGGACGAGCGGGGCTTCTTCATGGAAACTTACAAGAAACCGGATTTTGAAAAGGCTGGGATCAAAGGGGAGTTCATCCAGGACAACCACTCAAAGTCCAGATATGGAGTGCTCAGAGGCCTTCACTTTCAGCGCGAGCCCTATGCCCAGACCAAGATAGTCAGGGCCGTTAGGGGAGTCATCTACGACGTCGCCGTTGACCTGAGAAGGAACTCTCCGACCTTCGGCAGGTGGGTCGGCGTCATCCTCTCGGAGCACAACAAATACCAGCTCTACATCCCGAGGGGCTTTGCCCACGGGTTCGTTGTGCTGAGCGACGTTGCTGAGGTCGTCTATAAGGTGGACAACGTCTATGCGCCGGATTATGAGGGAGGAATAATCTGGAACGACCCGGATATAGGCATAGACTGGCCGATTGACGACCCCATAGTCTCGGAGAAGGACGGGAAGTGGCCGACGCTGAGGGAAGCTATCGAAAAGGGATGGGTGTTTTGA
- a CDS encoding glycosyltransferase family 2 protein — protein MKFKKTQISVIMCVKNREKEVERALKSVKKQKGVLEIIVVDGNSTDRTIEIARKYTDKIYSDEGKGLAYARQLGAEKAKGEYIAYIDSDTELPKEDLLIRMIKEMEKKGWVAIHAQLVNPRKNKTLWEYCENMHLTTRFNKPGERRYLGTIVCVVKRNIVLKYRFDPFMKYAAEDTEFWSRVGKEHKFGVSKEVAFHYHRASFKDFVKQRVWYGKGNARAIVKHKAWKLLLVPFGIIAYGVFQALECRKCIKCIPYYLVWGIALMYGTIVGLFEIWGER, from the coding sequence ATGAAGTTCAAAAAAACACAAATTTCTGTCATTATGTGTGTAAAAAACAGAGAGAAGGAAGTAGAAAGAGCTTTAAAGTCAGTAAAGAAACAAAAGGGAGTATTGGAGATAATAGTTGTTGATGGGAATTCCACGGATAGAACGATTGAAATAGCAAGAAAATATACAGACAAAATATACTCAGATGAGGGAAAGGGCCTAGCATATGCAAGACAGCTTGGAGCTGAAAAGGCTAAGGGGGAGTACATTGCATATATAGACTCAGATACGGAACTCCCAAAAGAAGACTTGTTAATAAGAATGATTAAAGAAATGGAAAAAAAGGGCTGGGTTGCTATACACGCTCAGTTGGTAAATCCAAGAAAAAACAAAACATTATGGGAATATTGTGAAAACATGCATTTAACAACCAGATTTAACAAACCTGGAGAAAGAAGGTATCTTGGAACTATTGTATGTGTTGTAAAACGAAATATTGTTTTAAAATATCGTTTTGATCCATTTATGAAATATGCAGCTGAAGACACAGAATTTTGGAGTAGAGTTGGAAAGGAACATAAGTTCGGGGTTTCAAAAGAGGTTGCTTTTCATTATCATCGAGCATCATTTAAGGATTTTGTAAAGCAAAGGGTTTGGTATGGAAAAGGAAATGCAAGGGCTATTGTCAAACATAAAGCCTGGAAATTACTGCTCGTTCCTTTTGGAATAATTGCTTATGGGGTTTTTCAAGCACTTGAGTGTAGGAAATGTATAAAATGCATTCCGTATTATTTGGTCTGGGGCATTGCTTTGATGTATGGGACTATTGTTGGTCTTTTTGAGATATGGGGGGAGAGATAA
- the rfbB gene encoding dTDP-glucose 4,6-dehydratase, protein MRLLVTGGMGFIGSNFIRYILEKHPDWEVINLDKLGYGSNPANLKDIEDDPRYTFVKGDIADFELVKGLVRKADAVVNFAAESHVDRSISSPEHFLKSNVIGVYTILEAVRKENPEVRLVHVSTDEVYGDILEGSFTEKDALMPSSPYSATKAASDVLVLGWARTYSLNASITRCTNNYGPYQFPEKLIPKTIIRASMGLRIPVYGTGQNVRDWLYVEDHVRAIEAVLLKGEPREIYNISAGEEKTNLEVVKTILELMGREESLIEFVEDRPGHDLRYSLDSWKITRDLKWRPKHSFEEGIEKTVKWYLENEDWWRPLVNERVLHPTPWKLGW, encoded by the coding sequence ATGAGGCTTTTAGTAACCGGAGGGATGGGCTTCATAGGGAGCAACTTCATCCGCTACATCCTGGAAAAGCACCCCGACTGGGAAGTGATAAACCTCGACAAGCTTGGCTACGGCTCGAATCCGGCCAACTTAAAGGACATCGAGGACGACCCGCGCTACACCTTCGTCAAGGGGGACATAGCGGACTTCGAGCTCGTTAAGGGGCTGGTGAGGAAGGCCGATGCGGTGGTTAACTTCGCCGCCGAGAGCCACGTGGACAGGAGCATTTCAAGCCCCGAGCACTTCCTGAAGAGCAACGTCATCGGTGTCTACACGATTCTTGAGGCGGTAAGGAAAGAGAACCCCGAGGTCAGACTGGTTCACGTGAGCACCGATGAAGTCTACGGCGACATCCTGGAGGGCTCGTTCACCGAGAAGGACGCCCTTATGCCCTCATCTCCATACTCCGCCACCAAAGCCGCCAGCGACGTTCTCGTGCTTGGCTGGGCGAGGACCTACAGCCTGAACGCCTCCATAACGAGGTGCACAAACAACTACGGCCCCTACCAGTTCCCGGAAAAGCTCATCCCCAAGACGATAATCAGGGCCAGCATGGGGCTCAGGATTCCGGTATACGGCACCGGTCAGAACGTGAGGGACTGGCTCTACGTTGAAGACCACGTGAGGGCAATTGAGGCCGTTCTGCTCAAAGGGGAACCGAGGGAAATCTACAACATCTCCGCCGGCGAGGAAAAGACTAACTTGGAGGTCGTTAAGACGATCCTTGAGCTCATGGGCAGGGAGGAGTCCCTCATAGAGTTCGTCGAAGACAGGCCCGGCCACGACCTGCGCTACTCCCTCGACTCGTGGAAGATAACGAGGGATTTGAAGTGGAGGCCGAAGCACAGCTTTGAGGAGGGCATAGAGAAGACGGTCAAGTGGTACCTCGAAAACGAGGACTGGTGGAGGCCGCTGGTGAACGAAAGGGTTCTCCACCCGACACCCTGGAAGCTGGGGTGGTGA
- a CDS encoding oligosaccharide flippase family protein — MSEASQALQKIARETGILFAGTVISMFFGFLSRAVIARYFSTGEYGVFNLALTVLNIALVIATLGFQNALPREVAFYREKEPSRVGDLVSTALVIVAVNSLIWTAILFAGAGNISRLFGDERLAGALRIAVFALPFWALTGVVISVSRGFGRVREQVYFQNIVYPTLFMAFVVMGAFLGLPFAFVFGAYLAAQVLTLLALTFDVWKKGVF, encoded by the coding sequence ATGAGCGAGGCGAGCCAGGCGTTGCAGAAGATTGCGAGGGAGACGGGAATCCTCTTTGCGGGAACGGTTATCTCGATGTTCTTCGGCTTTTTGAGCAGGGCGGTGATAGCGAGGTACTTCTCCACCGGGGAGTATGGGGTGTTTAATTTAGCTCTGACCGTGTTGAACATCGCCCTTGTTATAGCCACGCTCGGATTCCAGAACGCCCTCCCGAGGGAGGTTGCTTTTTACCGGGAGAAGGAGCCTTCGAGGGTCGGGGATCTGGTTTCAACGGCTCTGGTTATTGTTGCGGTGAACAGTTTAATTTGGACGGCCATCCTCTTCGCCGGCGCCGGGAACATCTCCCGGCTCTTCGGCGATGAGAGGTTAGCGGGAGCGCTGAGGATAGCCGTCTTTGCCCTGCCTTTTTGGGCGTTAACCGGAGTTGTGATCTCGGTATCGAGGGGCTTTGGACGGGTGAGGGAGCAGGTGTATTTTCAGAACATAGTTTATCCAACGCTTTTCATGGCCTTTGTTGTGATGGGGGCGTTCCTGGGGCTCCCGTTTGCGTTTGTTTTTGGTGCCTACCTTGCTGCCCAGGTTCTCACACTTCTGGCGCTCACCTTTGATGTGTGGAAGAAAGGGGTTTTTTAA
- a CDS encoding alkaline phosphatase family protein, with protein MNDFQKLLIIGLDGATWDILMPLIKERKLPILEKLVKNGSYGILESTIPPVTGGAWLSLATGKTPGKTGIIDFLNKKDEGYKLYPTSSSDFKGHSFWDYLSKANKKVGIFNYPMLFPPYKVNGFMVSGLGSSPDDNISHPSFLKEELEQVAGEYEIYVDYHNKKYENLDLFISDLNKFLDKFEKWIYYLIKNKEWEVLFLVFSVTDWVQHIMWRHIDESHPLYDPKISPKYKEEFIKFWQRIDKILGNLLDMVPKDTIVFLVSDHGFGPNDQVFNLAKWLAMKGYIVRRRNIKKLIKKYAYKVATIVAKTPIRELFSTKTRKSVGNVLRTSIADEINFEKSKAYCLGHTIPFGAIYINASNEKERDEIRARLINDLRNISKDIRKEVEVQMYEPKKLYSGEKVNLLPDIIFTINNWRCVIIEDSFDKPLFEEKSFSTRHTGAHRLNGIFLAYGSGVKKGQKIDGAKIYDVAPTILHIFGLPIPKDMDGRVLIEIFEEDSKFAKRKPKYFDSSYYEKKGEDEKLKKAINNLKLKGKI; from the coding sequence ATGAATGATTTTCAAAAATTACTAATCATTGGTCTTGATGGAGCAACTTGGGATATTCTAATGCCCCTAATCAAAGAAAGAAAACTTCCAATATTGGAGAAATTAGTCAAAAATGGAAGTTATGGAATTTTAGAATCAACTATTCCTCCAGTTACAGGTGGGGCTTGGCTTTCTTTAGCAACGGGAAAAACACCTGGAAAAACTGGGATAATAGATTTTCTGAACAAAAAGGATGAGGGTTATAAATTATACCCAACATCTTCTTCAGATTTCAAAGGACACTCTTTTTGGGATTATTTAAGTAAGGCAAACAAAAAAGTTGGCATTTTCAATTATCCCATGCTGTTCCCGCCATATAAAGTGAACGGCTTCATGGTTTCTGGATTAGGCTCTTCTCCAGATGACAATATTTCGCACCCCTCTTTTTTGAAAGAAGAACTTGAACAAGTTGCAGGGGAATATGAAATTTATGTTGATTACCACAACAAAAAATATGAAAATCTTGACTTGTTTATATCTGATTTAAACAAATTCCTGGACAAGTTTGAAAAATGGATTTATTATCTGATCAAAAACAAAGAATGGGAAGTCCTCTTCTTGGTATTTTCGGTAACCGATTGGGTTCAGCATATAATGTGGAGGCATATAGATGAGAGCCATCCTCTATACGACCCAAAAATTTCACCTAAATACAAAGAGGAATTTATCAAATTCTGGCAGAGAATAGACAAGATCCTAGGAAATCTCTTAGACATGGTTCCAAAAGACACCATCGTTTTTCTTGTTTCAGATCATGGGTTTGGTCCTAATGATCAGGTGTTTAACCTAGCAAAATGGCTCGCTATGAAAGGATATATTGTCAGGAGAAGAAACATCAAGAAGCTCATCAAAAAATACGCATATAAAGTTGCCACAATCGTGGCAAAAACACCAATAAGGGAACTATTCTCTACTAAAACCAGAAAAAGCGTTGGGAATGTATTAAGAACCAGCATCGCAGACGAAATTAACTTTGAAAAAAGCAAAGCCTATTGTTTAGGGCATACAATTCCATTCGGGGCCATTTATATAAACGCAAGCAATGAAAAAGAGAGAGACGAAATTAGAGCCAGATTGATAAATGACTTGAGGAATATAAGCAAGGACATCAGAAAAGAAGTTGAAGTCCAAATGTACGAACCTAAAAAGCTCTATTCTGGAGAGAAAGTTAATCTTCTGCCAGACATAATCTTTACGATTAACAACTGGAGATGTGTTATAATAGAAGACAGCTTTGATAAACCATTATTTGAAGAAAAATCCTTTTCGACAAGACATACCGGAGCACATAGGCTTAATGGTATCTTCCTCGCCTACGGTTCAGGAGTCAAAAAGGGGCAGAAAATCGATGGAGCTAAAATATACGATGTAGCCCCAACAATCCTCCACATCTTTGGCTTGCCAATTCCAAAAGACATGGATGGACGAGTTTTAATAGAAATTTTTGAAGAAGACTCAAAATTTGCAAAGAGAAAGCCAAAATACTTTGATTCAAGTTATTATGAGAAAAAAGGAGAAGATGAAAAACTCAAAAAAGCCATCAACAACCTAAAACTAAAGGGCAAGATTTAA
- a CDS encoding type II toxin-antitoxin system VapC family toxin, translating into MGYLAAFVDTNVIIEHLKGNIDLLDLRERFNVLYSNSIVFSEALMVYLRALTGERPYTLKHNPALIRNLREDLLDFSRLFELFLDLEINRAIETLAVEYMIKYGLLPNDALILATCKFYDVKYLISFDSDFANACESEGISLISDPEEISKLGDAL; encoded by the coding sequence ATGGGCTATCTAGCGGCCTTTGTGGACACCAACGTAATAATCGAACATTTGAAAGGTAACATTGACCTCCTCGACCTAAGGGAGCGTTTTAATGTTCTGTATTCCAACAGCATAGTGTTCAGCGAGGCGCTTATGGTGTACCTGAGGGCATTAACAGGTGAAAGGCCATATACACTAAAACACAATCCCGCTCTTATCAGAAATCTGAGGGAGGATCTCTTGGACTTCTCACGGCTTTTTGAGCTTTTCCTCGATCTTGAAATAAACAGAGCTATTGAAACCCTTGCAGTTGAGTACATGATAAAATACGGCCTGCTTCCGAACGATGCCCTTATTCTCGCAACCTGCAAGTTCTACGACGTTAAATACCTGATTTCGTTTGACAGCGATTTTGCCAACGCCTGTGAAAGTGAGGGTATATCTCTTATCAGTGATCCGGAGGAGATATCTAAACTTGGTGATGCCTTGTGA
- a CDS encoding glucose-1-phosphate thymidylyltransferase, translating into MKALILSGGHGTRLRPLTYSQQKQLIPIANKPVLFYAIEDVIEASIHDIGIIVGPNKEQVMETVRSVDWDAEIEFIYQGEPKGLAHAILVARDYLGDDDFVMYLGDNILREGIVEHLKHFREGDFDASILLCEVPNPQQFGVAELNEDGKTIRRLVEKPKVPPSNLALVGIYFFKPVIHDAVRNIKPSWRNELEITDAIQWLIDHGYRVGWTKVKNWWKDTGKPEDILDANRLILDDIETDIRIHTNARIHGRVVIGEGTVIDEDTVIKGPVVIGKNVRIMDSYIGPYTSIGDNVVIENTEIEDSIVLEGSEIRNAGRIVESLIGRGVKIINGTSHPLGRKLVVGDNSRLIL; encoded by the coding sequence GTGAAAGCATTGATACTTTCTGGCGGTCACGGAACCCGGCTGAGACCCTTAACATACTCACAGCAGAAGCAGCTGATTCCGATTGCGAACAAGCCCGTCCTGTTCTACGCCATCGAGGACGTCATCGAGGCCAGCATTCACGATATCGGGATTATCGTCGGCCCGAACAAGGAGCAGGTGATGGAGACCGTTAGGAGCGTTGACTGGGACGCTGAGATAGAGTTCATTTACCAGGGCGAGCCCAAAGGGCTTGCCCACGCTATTCTGGTCGCCAGGGACTACCTCGGGGACGACGACTTCGTCATGTACCTCGGTGACAACATCCTCAGGGAGGGCATTGTCGAGCACCTGAAGCACTTCAGGGAGGGGGACTTTGACGCAAGCATTCTCCTCTGTGAGGTTCCCAACCCCCAGCAGTTCGGTGTGGCCGAGCTCAACGAGGACGGGAAGACCATAAGGCGGCTCGTCGAGAAGCCCAAGGTGCCGCCGAGCAACCTCGCTCTGGTTGGCATTTACTTCTTCAAGCCAGTTATCCACGATGCGGTCAGGAACATAAAGCCCTCCTGGAGGAACGAGCTTGAGATAACCGACGCGATCCAGTGGCTCATCGACCACGGCTACCGCGTCGGCTGGACGAAGGTTAAGAACTGGTGGAAGGACACGGGAAAGCCGGAGGACATCTTAGACGCCAACCGGCTCATCCTGGACGATATCGAGACCGACATCCGGATACACACCAACGCCCGTATCCACGGGAGGGTCGTGATCGGCGAGGGCACTGTGATAGACGAGGACACAGTCATTAAGGGCCCGGTGGTCATTGGAAAGAACGTCAGGATAATGGACTCCTACATAGGGCCCTACACGAGCATCGGCGACAACGTCGTCATTGAAAACACCGAGATAGAGGACTCCATAGTGCTTGAGGGCAGCGAGATACGGAACGCCGGCAGGATAGTTGAGAGCCTGATCGGGAGGGGCGTGAAGATAATAAACGGCACTTCGCATCCTCTCGGCAGAAAGCTCGTTGTCGGCGACAACTCAAGGCTTATACTGTGA
- a CDS encoding DUF2283 domain-containing protein produces MGEKIEFRPVDYDPLVDSLFVVVPEGKYEHSVMLGDDVILDFGRLPGGDKLDVIGFEILGASKKFGLDKGLLRNIRRLHAEIRISEDRVEMMISIVVVQRKKERERSRVLEMANVGLPTAVTSISV; encoded by the coding sequence ATGGGAGAGAAGATTGAGTTCAGGCCCGTGGATTACGACCCCCTTGTCGATTCACTCTTTGTAGTGGTGCCGGAGGGTAAGTATGAGCATTCTGTTATGCTTGGGGATGATGTTATTCTTGACTTTGGCCGGCTTCCGGGTGGGGATAAGCTGGACGTCATCGGTTTTGAGATACTTGGGGCATCCAAGAAGTTCGGATTGGACAAAGGCCTGCTCAGGAACATTAGGAGGCTCCACGCGGAGATCAGGATCAGCGAAGACCGGGTTGAAATGATGATTTCAATAGTCGTAGTCCAGAGAAAAAAGGAACGTGAGCGCTCAAGGGTACTGGAAATGGCAAACGTCGGCCTTCCCACGGCAGTCACTTCTATCAGTGTCTAG
- a CDS encoding helix-turn-helix domain-containing protein translates to MKTLSKMEVKLLLKLEREKAVTKLANELGLSIYRTSALVTSLERKGLVKAEKRGKYKIVSLSETKPAELFRKLTFRFGHMPLDEILSGKNLTLLAVIKRTPLGAYELCIKGNLPRSTLYHVIDKLSDYGVIGKKDEGYFLMGRYEPFHEFAEEFYELQNSIKAREFSGDSALVWSGVEEFILSTREYGGKDVGNFHLTGVGRFGDFGVELIGTGWYHYYYSEKVKNISLEEVVVHALLVDFEPRTILYSIVLLLSHKDKIDRKKLFELGMKYNVDVEVLLKYLKGKGVKRYPYPSMKEVRETFKMYFGEGNWVR, encoded by the coding sequence ATGAAGACCCTATCAAAAATGGAAGTTAAGTTGCTTCTAAAGCTTGAAAGAGAAAAAGCTGTAACTAAGTTAGCCAACGAACTGGGCTTATCCATTTATAGAACCTCCGCCCTCGTTACATCTCTTGAAAGAAAGGGTTTAGTAAAGGCGGAAAAACGGGGGAAATACAAGATAGTATCCCTAAGCGAGACAAAGCCCGCAGAACTTTTTAGAAAATTGACTTTCAGGTTTGGCCACATGCCCCTCGATGAGATCCTGAGCGGAAAGAATCTCACCCTTCTCGCGGTTATCAAGCGCACTCCATTAGGTGCCTATGAGCTCTGCATAAAGGGCAATCTCCCAAGGAGTACACTCTACCATGTAATTGATAAGCTTTCTGATTATGGGGTTATTGGAAAAAAAGATGAAGGATACTTCCTGATGGGGAGATACGAACCCTTTCACGAGTTTGCAGAGGAATTTTATGAACTGCAAAACTCCATCAAGGCTAGAGAGTTCTCAGGGGATTCTGCCCTGGTGTGGAGTGGAGTTGAGGAATTTATCCTGTCGACGAGGGAGTATGGGGGGAAAGATGTCGGAAACTTCCACCTAACTGGGGTTGGGAGATTCGGCGATTTTGGGGTGGAACTCATTGGGACTGGGTGGTATCACTATTATTATTCCGAAAAGGTCAAGAACATATCCCTTGAAGAAGTTGTTGTTCATGCGCTGCTCGTGGACTTCGAACCGAGGACGATCCTGTATTCGATTGTCCTGTTGCTGTCCCATAAAGACAAGATAGACCGGAAGAAGCTTTTTGAGCTCGGCATGAAATACAACGTGGATGTGGAAGTGCTATTGAAGTACCTTAAGGGCAAAGGAGTTAAAAGGTATCCTTATCCCTCTATGAAAGAAGTGAGGGAAACCTTCAAAATGTACTTCGGTGAAGGGAATTGGGTGCGGTAA
- a CDS encoding DUF4258 domain-containing protein — MDFTKFVALLRSKSISEVTVTHHCEYRLQVRGISKDLVEELLYNPQRLRGVLQQEPEGRFKLYYAYTDDKDLIIIVDARHVKSKLKLIVVTVFPQPSKRRTKVKEYGRED, encoded by the coding sequence ATGGATTTCACCAAGTTCGTGGCTCTGTTGAGGTCCAAAAGCATCTCCGAGGTCACAGTTACCCATCACTGTGAATATCGCCTCCAGGTTAGGGGGATCTCAAAGGATTTGGTGGAAGAGCTGCTTTATAATCCACAGAGACTCAGGGGCGTGCTCCAGCAAGAGCCTGAGGGGAGATTTAAGCTGTATTACGCGTATACTGATGATAAGGACCTGATAATAATAGTAGATGCAAGGCATGTTAAGAGCAAATTAAAATTAATCGTGGTGACGGTGTTTCCGCAGCCCTCCAAGAGGAGAACGAAGGTGAAAGAATATGGGAGAGAAGATTGA
- a CDS encoding glycosyltransferase family 2 protein codes for MFPRVSIIILNWNGWQDTIECLESLYRITYPNYDVIVVDNGSKDDSVQKIREYAEGKIEVSSKFFKYNPNNKPIKVFEISEDVAKQGRFNRPLYEKYEINKRMILIKNKDNYGFAGGNNVGIKFALSVLNPDYILLLNNDTVVDNNFLTELVKVAESDKKSGAVGPEIYYYTDPLRLWSPYRTKKGKNKITYKNLFGAALLINVIPLMYAGLFDENYFLYQEEVDLLYRITTIGFNLRYSQNAKVFHKETISKERPYVLYYKIRNGYYFLKKNNLGHLKLMKFLGNFLMIVAKFSLEGKIKHASMTINGLIDGINGKMKYVISPPISQKDQQ; via the coding sequence GTGTTTCCTAGAGTTTCCATAATAATCTTGAATTGGAACGGCTGGCAAGATACAATTGAATGTTTAGAATCACTTTATAGGATTACTTATCCTAATTATGACGTTATTGTTGTTGATAACGGTTCTAAGGATGATTCTGTTCAAAAGATAAGAGAATACGCAGAAGGGAAAATTGAGGTAAGTTCAAAGTTTTTCAAATATAATCCAAACAATAAACCAATTAAAGTATTTGAGATTAGTGAAGATGTGGCAAAGCAAGGAAGGTTTAATCGACCTCTTTATGAAAAATATGAGATTAATAAACGAATGATTTTAATTAAGAACAAAGATAATTACGGTTTCGCTGGTGGAAATAACGTTGGGATAAAATTCGCTTTAAGTGTTTTAAACCCAGATTACATTTTACTTTTGAACAATGATACTGTAGTAGATAACAACTTCCTGACAGAGCTAGTCAAAGTTGCAGAAAGCGATAAAAAAAGTGGGGCTGTTGGGCCAGAGATTTACTATTATACTGATCCTCTTAGGTTGTGGAGTCCCTATAGAACAAAAAAAGGAAAAAACAAAATTACATATAAGAACTTGTTCGGAGCTGCACTATTGATAAATGTAATCCCATTAATGTATGCTGGATTATTTGATGAAAATTATTTTCTATATCAAGAAGAAGTTGATTTGCTCTATCGCATCACAACTATTGGATTTAACCTAAGGTATTCTCAAAATGCAAAGGTTTTTCACAAAGAGACCATATCAAAAGAAAGACCCTACGTTCTCTACTACAAAATAAGAAATGGATATTACTTTTTAAAGAAAAATAATCTAGGACATCTAAAGCTAATGAAATTTTTAGGGAATTTCTTAATGATTGTTGCAAAATTTAGTTTAGAAGGCAAAATTAAACACGCATCCATGACAATTAATGGATTAATCGATGGCATAAATGGAAAAATGAAGTATGTTATCTCTCCCCCCATATCTCAAAAAGACCAACAATAG
- the rfbD gene encoding dTDP-4-dehydrorhamnose reductase, with protein MRVAVIGASGQLGTDLVKVFGEDPSFDVIPLIHRDLDVTVPETLKVLKELKPDVIINTAAYVRVDDAELYPEKAFAVNAIGALNVARVASEIDAINVYISTDYVFDGEKGEPYTEEDVPNPINVYGASKYSGEIFTRNYSRKYYIIRVASLYGKAGASGKGGNFVNWVIEKAKRGEELKIVNDQFMSPTYTVDVARTLKEFLKIQPEWGVYHMVNEGHCSWYEFTKAIFEILDWDVEVKPIKSSELNRLARRPRFSALENRKLHKIGLGMPSWKEGLRKYLVGRSIQPDDATSEKF; from the coding sequence GTGAGGGTCGCTGTAATCGGTGCCAGCGGTCAGCTCGGAACGGACCTGGTGAAGGTCTTTGGAGAAGACCCGTCTTTTGACGTCATCCCGCTGATCCACAGGGATCTGGACGTTACGGTTCCTGAGACCCTGAAGGTGCTGAAAGAGCTAAAGCCCGACGTAATCATCAACACGGCCGCTTACGTCAGGGTTGATGATGCAGAGCTTTATCCGGAGAAAGCTTTTGCTGTCAATGCCATCGGCGCGTTGAACGTTGCCAGAGTTGCCAGTGAAATTGATGCCATCAACGTCTACATCAGCACGGATTACGTCTTTGACGGCGAGAAAGGTGAGCCTTATACCGAGGAAGACGTTCCGAACCCGATAAACGTCTACGGGGCAAGTAAGTACTCCGGTGAGATTTTCACGAGGAACTATTCTAGGAAGTACTACATAATCAGAGTGGCGAGCCTGTACGGGAAGGCCGGTGCAAGCGGGAAGGGAGGGAACTTCGTCAACTGGGTCATTGAGAAGGCGAAGCGCGGGGAGGAGCTGAAAATCGTGAACGACCAGTTCATGAGCCCGACTTATACTGTGGACGTCGCGAGGACTCTGAAGGAGTTTCTGAAAATTCAGCCGGAGTGGGGAGTTTACCACATGGTCAACGAGGGCCACTGCTCGTGGTACGAGTTCACTAAAGCGATATTTGAAATCCTTGACTGGGACGTTGAAGTGAAGCCTATAAAGTCAAGCGAGCTCAACCGGCTGGCGAGGAGGCCGAGGTTCTCGGCGCTTGAAAACAGAAAACTCCACAAAATTGGTCTGGGAATGCCATCCTGGAAGGAGGGACTGAGGAAGTACTTAGTGGGGAGAAGCATCCAGCCAGATGACGCCACATCCGAGAAGTTTTGA